The Suncus etruscus isolate mSunEtr1 chromosome 7, mSunEtr1.pri.cur, whole genome shotgun sequence genome includes a window with the following:
- the C7H20orf204 gene encoding uncharacterized protein C20orf204 homolog translates to MVCTCVCVCVCVSPPHCHSFQVPPRPVLLALLPMLLLGLALAPGKVEHGTCSVPDILRHYRGVIFEDLQAAVRHFGKGTRQLRHGARAGSPPLHPKSLTAPNNVGVGRSGRGPRKQGRSGPWCGAQQVGVTGLPSPCSAQHRDLPRAFSIGFSTPQERDILLSISSLSRTLRGALGTGRSGPLEKAVWTAAMRTEAVMRRHCSALLRQVRRTPESAGGPALSPWSPLRPQTRPALRGSQRRPLLQVLDAVATCWEKLFALHADALDTP, encoded by the coding sequence ATGGtctgcacgtgtgtgtgtgtgtgtgtgtgtgtgtctccaccTCACTGCCATTCCTTCCAGGTGCCTCCCAGGCCAGTACTCTTGGCGCTACTGCCGATGCTGCTGCTGGGGCTGGCACTGGCACCGGGCAAGGTGGAGCATGGAACCTGCAGCGTTCCTGACATACTCCGCCACTACCGCGGGGTGATCTTTGAGGATCTGCAGGCAGCCGTGAGACACTTCGGCAAGGGGACCCGCCAGCTCAGGCACGGAGCCCGAGCCGGGAGTCCGCCTTTGCACCCCAAAAGCCTCACTGCACCCAACAACGTTGGAGTCGGGCGGTCAGGCAGGGGTCCAAGAAAGCAAGGTCGCTCTGGGCCCTGGTGCGGAGCTCAGCAGGTAGGAGTGACTGGTCTGCCCTCGCCCTGCAGTGCGCAGCACCGTGACCTTCCCAGGGCCTTTTCCATCGGTTTCTCCACCCCGCAGGAGCGTGACATCCTGCTGTCCATCTCGTCCCTGAGTCGGACCCTGCGAGGGGCGCTGGGCACGGGTCGCAGTGGGCCGCTGGAGAAGGCAGTATGGACAGCGGCGATGCGGACAGAGGCGGTGATGCGTCGCCACTGCTCTGCGCTGCTGCGCCAAGTGCGTCGCACTCCCGAGTCTGCGGGCGGCCCTGCCCTGAGCCCCTGGTCCCCTCTACGACCTCAAACGCGCCCTGCCTTGCGAGGCAGCCAGAGGCGGCCCCTGCTGCAAGTGCTGGACGCCGTGGCCACATGCTGGGAGAAGCTCTTTGCATTGCACGCGGATGCCTTGGACACCCCCTAA